Proteins from a genomic interval of Kaistia defluvii:
- the uraH gene encoding hydroxyisourate hydrolase gives MGRLTTHVLDTAAGRPAAGLKIDLFRLGPDPILVKTVTTNADGRVDGGPLLEGAALEEGSYELVFHAGDYLRGVNEALPATLFLDVIPIRFGIASAAEHYHVPLLISPYGYSTYRGS, from the coding sequence ATGGGTCGCCTCACCACACATGTTCTCGATACCGCCGCTGGCCGGCCCGCAGCGGGGCTGAAGATCGACCTTTTCAGGCTCGGACCGGATCCGATCCTGGTGAAAACGGTCACGACCAATGCCGACGGCCGGGTCGATGGAGGGCCGCTGCTCGAGGGCGCGGCGCTGGAGGAGGGCAGCTACGAGCTGGTCTTCCATGCCGGTGACTATCTCCGGGGCGTGAACGAGGCCCTGCCGGCGACGCTCTTTCTCGACGTGATCCCGATCCGCTTCGGCATCGCCTCGGCAGCCGAGCACTATCATGTGCCGCTGCTGATCTCGCCTTACGGCTATTCGACCTACCGGGGCAGCTGA